A region of the Actinomycetes bacterium genome:
CCATCGCGCCCACGGAGACCAGCAGGACGTCGGCGGCGTCAGCCGACCGCCGCAGCACGTCGACCGCGCCGCTGGTGCCCGCGCCGCTGGTGCCCGTGCCGCCCACCCGCTCGACGGCGACCACGTCGGCGCCCACCGCGCCGGTCGGGTAGCGCACCACCGTCGGTGCGTCGTCGACGGCGACCGCCTCGCGCAGCAGAGCGCGCAGGGTGACCGCGTCGCGCGGGGCTGCCAGCCGCAGGCCGGGCACCACCTGCAGGACGGCCAGGTCCCACATGCCGTGGTGGCTGGCGCCGTCCGGACCGGTGACGCCGGCCCGGTCCAGGCAGAAGGTGACGCCGCACCTGTGCAGCGCGACGTCCATGAGCACCTGGTCGAAGGCCCGGTTGAGGAAGGTGGCGTAGACCGCGACCACCGGGTGCAGGCCGCCCATCGCCAGCCCTGCGGCGGAGGTCGTCGCGTGCTGCTCGGCGATGCCGACGTCGAAGACCCGCTCGGGGAACTCGGCGGCGAACCTGTCCAGCCCGACCGGGATCTGCATCGCGGCCGTCACGCCGACGACGTCGAGCCGCTCCCGGCCGATGGCGACGATCTCGTCCGCGAAGATGCTGGTCCACGAGGGACCGGAGCTCGAGATCGGCTGACCGGTCTCGGGGTCGATGACGCCGATGCCGTGGAAGTTGTCCGCCACGTCGTCCTCGGCGTGCTTGTAGCCCAGTCCCTTGCGGGTGATGCAGTGGACGAGCACCGGCCCGTGGAAGCCCTTGGCACGGTTGAGCGCGTGCTCGACGGCCTCGATGTCGTGCCCGTCGACCGGCCCGACGTACTTGAGGCCGAGGTCCTCGAACATGCCCTGAGGGGCGACGATGTCCTTGATGCCCTTCTTCACACCGTGCAGCGCCTCGAACACCGGCTGGCCGACCACCGGGGTGCGGCCGAGCACCCGCTTGCCCCACTCGAGGAAGCGCTCGTAGCCGCGGGTCGTGCGCAGCGTCGCGAGGTGGTGGGCGAGACCGCCGATGGTGGGGGCGTAGGACCGCTCGTTGTCGTTGACGACGATGACCAGCCGCCGCGTGTGGTCGGCAGCGATGTTGTTGATCGCCTCCC
Encoded here:
- the dxs gene encoding 1-deoxy-D-xylulose-5-phosphate synthase; translation: MLEQIHGPRDLRRLDHDELAALAAEIRDFLVRSVSKTGGHLGPNLGAVELTLALHRVFDSPHDRILWDTGHQAYVHKIVTGRAGRFEGLRQKGGLSGYPSQAESDHDVIENSHASTALSYADGLAKAFQLRGETDRHVVAVVGDGSLTGGMAWEAINNIAADHTRRLVIVVNDNERSYAPTIGGLAHHLATLRTTRGYERFLEWGKRVLGRTPVVGQPVFEALHGVKKGIKDIVAPQGMFEDLGLKYVGPVDGHDIEAVEHALNRAKGFHGPVLVHCITRKGLGYKHAEDDVADNFHGIGVIDPETGQPISSSGPSWTSIFADEIVAIGRERLDVVGVTAAMQIPVGLDRFAAEFPERVFDVGIAEQHATTSAAGLAMGGLHPVVAVYATFLNRAFDQVLMDVALHRCGVTFCLDRAGVTGPDGASHHGMWDLAVLQVVPGLRLAAPRDAVTLRALLREAVAVDDAPTVVRYPTGAVGADVVAVERVGGTGTSGAGTSGAVDVLRRSADAADVLLVSVGAMAGMSLEVAERCAQQGIGVTVVDPRWVKPVPETVVRMAADHRCVVVVEDGVRAGGVAGAVTLALRDARVPAPVRSFGVPVEFLDHGTRAEVLLEIGLTPQEIARDIVETVASLEAPVEHRAPSDAAPAD